GCACCACGTTAGAAAGCCAATCACTGTATTGGACCTCCGATACGTACCCGGCTTTAAGCAGCTTTTCGACCTCCTGTTTGATGACTTCGTTTTTGTTGCTGCCAAACGACCTCTTCCTCTGTTGTACAGGTCGAGCCATCGGGTCGACATTCAGTCGATGCACGATGACCACCGGATCGACCCCTGTGAAATCTGATGGGCTCCATGCGAACATATCAACATTTTTTCTCAGAAATTCGATCATGGCCATCTCTCCATCTTTCATGCTGGACCCTATTCGGGTCGTTTTACTGGGCTCCTCGGGCACTAGCTGAATCGCCTTGTATTCTTCGCTGGGTTTCAAGTGCTCGGCCTCGTATGGTCGGGGTTCAGCGTCCTCAAGTTTTTTGCTTCTTCGGCTTCGGCTCCCCTTTTAACGACAAATTGTAACACTTCCGAGCTTCCTTCTGGTCGCACGACACTTCTCTAATCTCGTATTCAGTggggaacttcatcttcatgtGCTACGTGGAGATGACCGCTCGGAATGAGTTCAGCCCTGGCCGACCTAAGATGACGTTGTGTGTGTCTACTACCAGAAATTTGACCAACAAGGTCTTTCTTTTCAGCTATTCTCCCATGGACACTGGTAGCTCGATCGTCCCTAGTGAGGCCACTTCGGTTCCTCCAAAGCCCACTAACGCGGTTTTTATGGGTTCGAGCCGTGCGTTCTCTAGCCCCATCTTATCCACCACGCTCTTGAAAATGACGTCCGCTGAACTGCCACTGTCGATCAGCACCTTGTGGACAGTGAAGTTCGCGATATCCAACTTGACGACCATAGGGTCGTTCTGATCCCCGCCATCCTTCAATCTGTCAGAACTATCGAACGAGATGGCCTCTTCATCCTCCACCTTCAGCACGAATTCCCTTTCTCGAGCGCACCTTTTCCGTGTTCGACTCGAGTCTCCAGCGCTCGACCCTCCTGCAATCGTGTATATTACTCCCTCTGTGGGTGCATTGCTCCCGCCGGCCGGGGTCCTCTCAGTTCTCGAGGGACCTGGGTTCCGATCTCGATCTTGGCTCCTTGACCTGCTTCTCCTTCCTTTCCCACTGATTTTGCAATTTCGGGGGACGCGATCTCGGAAATATCCCTGCCTAACTAGTCTCTCGACGTCATCTTTTAACTGAAAACACTCCTCGGTATTGTGACCCCTCTCCCGATGAGACCTGCAATacttgttagaaaattttttcgAGGGGGTGTACCTCGTATGTCTCGACCATTTCAAAACATCCGCACTTTCCACCATCATTAAAGCTTTTTCTCGCGACATGGCCAACAGAGTGTAGTTATGGTATTTCGGGATATACTTGGGCTCCTTCTATTTCTCCAGTTTTTGCTTGCTGCCACCCCCTTCTCTATTTTCATGAGGTCGTCTGGGCGCATAGTCGCGCTCTCTCCGTTCGGAGTCTTTCATTGCATTCATCTCCTCTTCATCAATGTATTTTTGAGCTAACGCCATTAGCTGTTCGACGTCGCTGGGCGGATCGCGTGCGAGAGCAGACGTGAAAGGACCCTTTTGCAGCCCATGGATGAGGATGCTCACATATCGATCCTCAACTCTTGCACCTCTAAGGTCTCATTATTGAATCTCCCCATGAAATTCTTCAGTGTCTCATCTTCCCTCTGGCGGATATTGAATAAATGGGTGGCTGACCTCT
This region of Sesamum indicum cultivar Zhongzhi No. 13 linkage group LG4, S_indicum_v1.0, whole genome shotgun sequence genomic DNA includes:
- the LOC105159816 gene encoding uncharacterized protein LOC105159816, with amino-acid sequence MVESADVLKWSRHTRYTPSKKFSNKYCRSHRERGHNTEECFQLKDDVERLVRQGYFRDRVPRNCKISGKGRRSRSRSQDRDRNPGPSRTERTPAGGSNAPTEGVIYTIAGGSSAGDSSRTRKRCAREREFVLKVEDEEAISFDSSDRLKDGGDQNDPMVVKLDIANFTVHKVLIDSGSSADVIFKSVVDKMGLENARLEPIKTALVGFGGTEVASLGTIELPVSMGE